A DNA window from Streptomyces sp. 71268 contains the following coding sequences:
- a CDS encoding RNA degradosome polyphosphate kinase, producing MQQSSGERAPYPHETSAPAPARPQGQGTTQETSPHGAGEPARRGPGTGPHATTPPVVPTSNGALAIHGAHGTPDTDQQGRPAPQPSIGSIAAHRPHAVGAPPVRDLEPDIDADLDAYEAQDGDELPQGRFLDRERSWLAFNERVLELAEDPNTPLLERANFLAIFASNLDEFFMVRVAGLKRRIHTGVATRSASGLQPREVLDLIWHRTRELMARHAACYQTDVGPALADEGIHLVRWPELTEKEQERLTALFKQRIFPVLTPLAVDPAHPFPYISGLSLNLAVVVRNPVSGHDHFARVKVPPLLNRFLEASAQRYVPLEDVIAAHLGDLFPGMDVLAHHMFRVTRNEDLEVEEDDTENLLQALEKELMRRRFGPPVRLEVEETIAPYVRDLLVRELDVTESEVYPLPGPLDLTGLFKIGSLDRPELKYPKFVAGTHRDLAEVESASPPDIFAALRERDVLLHHPYDSFSTSVQAFLEQAAADPDVLAIKQTLYRTSGDSPIVDALIDAAESGKQVLVLVEIKARFDEQANIKWARKLEAAGCHVVYGLVGLKTHCKLSLVVRQEGESLVRYSHVGTGNYHPKTARLYEDLGLLTANSEVGADLSDLFNRLSGYSLRENYRRLLVAPKSLRDGLIKRITKEVANHRAGKPAYVRIKVNSMVDEAIIDALYRASRAGVPVDVWVRGICALRPGVAGLSENIRVRSVLGRFLEHSRVFVFGNGGEPEVWLGSADMMHRNLDRRIEALVSVVDPAHRAALNRLLETGVSDSTASWRLGPSGDWTRHAVDADDRPLRHVQEMLIDARRRRRGSTAT from the coding sequence ATGCAGCAGTCTTCCGGGGAACGTGCCCCTTACCCCCACGAAACCAGCGCCCCCGCCCCGGCCCGGCCGCAGGGCCAGGGGACGACCCAGGAGACCTCCCCACACGGCGCGGGCGAACCGGCGCGGCGCGGCCCCGGTACCGGCCCGCACGCCACCACCCCACCCGTGGTCCCCACGAGCAACGGAGCACTGGCCATTCACGGCGCACACGGTACGCCCGATACCGACCAGCAGGGACGCCCCGCCCCCCAGCCCTCCATCGGCTCCATAGCCGCGCACCGCCCCCACGCGGTCGGCGCCCCGCCCGTGCGGGACCTGGAGCCGGACATCGACGCCGACCTGGACGCGTACGAGGCGCAAGACGGCGACGAGCTGCCGCAGGGCCGCTTCCTGGACCGCGAGCGGAGCTGGCTTGCGTTCAACGAGCGGGTCCTGGAACTCGCCGAGGACCCGAACACGCCGCTGCTTGAGCGGGCCAACTTCCTGGCCATCTTCGCCAGCAACCTGGACGAGTTCTTCATGGTCCGCGTCGCGGGCCTCAAGCGCCGCATCCACACCGGCGTCGCCACCCGCTCCGCCTCCGGCCTCCAGCCGCGCGAGGTGCTCGACCTGATCTGGCACCGCACCCGCGAACTCATGGCCCGGCACGCCGCCTGCTACCAGACGGACGTCGGCCCGGCCCTCGCCGACGAGGGCATCCACCTGGTGCGCTGGCCGGAGCTGACCGAGAAGGAGCAGGAGCGGCTCACCGCGCTGTTCAAGCAGCGCATCTTCCCCGTGCTCACGCCGCTCGCGGTGGACCCGGCGCACCCGTTCCCGTACATCTCGGGGCTCTCGCTCAACCTGGCCGTCGTCGTCCGCAACCCGGTCAGCGGCCACGACCACTTCGCTCGGGTCAAGGTGCCGCCGCTGCTCAACCGTTTCCTTGAGGCGTCCGCGCAGCGCTACGTGCCGCTCGAAGACGTCATCGCGGCCCACCTGGGGGACCTGTTCCCGGGCATGGACGTGCTGGCGCACCACATGTTCCGGGTGACCCGCAACGAGGACCTCGAAGTCGAGGAGGACGACACGGAGAACCTGCTCCAGGCCCTGGAGAAGGAACTCATGCGCCGCCGCTTCGGGCCGCCGGTCCGCCTCGAGGTCGAGGAGACCATCGCCCCGTACGTGCGCGACCTGCTGGTGCGCGAGCTGGACGTGACCGAGTCCGAGGTCTACCCGCTGCCCGGGCCGCTCGACCTGACCGGACTCTTCAAGATCGGCTCGCTGGACCGGCCCGAGCTGAAGTACCCGAAGTTCGTCGCCGGCACGCACCGGGACCTGGCCGAGGTCGAGTCCGCGTCGCCGCCCGACATCTTCGCGGCGCTGCGCGAGCGCGACGTGCTGCTGCACCACCCGTACGACTCGTTCTCCACCTCCGTGCAGGCGTTCCTGGAGCAGGCCGCGGCCGACCCGGACGTACTGGCCATCAAGCAGACCCTGTACCGCACCTCGGGCGACTCGCCGATCGTGGACGCGCTGATCGACGCGGCCGAGTCCGGCAAGCAGGTGCTGGTCCTGGTGGAGATCAAGGCGCGCTTCGACGAACAGGCCAACATCAAGTGGGCCCGCAAGCTGGAGGCGGCCGGCTGTCACGTCGTCTACGGCCTCGTCGGCCTCAAGACGCACTGCAAGCTGTCGCTCGTGGTGCGCCAGGAGGGCGAGTCGCTGGTGCGCTACTCGCACGTGGGCACCGGCAACTACCACCCCAAGACCGCCCGGTTGTACGAGGACCTCGGCCTGCTGACGGCCAACTCCGAGGTGGGCGCCGACCTCTCGGACCTCTTCAACCGGCTCTCCGGCTACTCGCTGCGCGAGAACTACCGGCGGCTGCTCGTCGCGCCCAAGTCGCTGCGGGACGGGCTGATCAAGCGGATCACCAAGGAAGTGGCCAACCACCGGGCCGGCAAGCCCGCGTACGTCCGCATCAAGGTGAACTCGATGGTGGACGAGGCCATCATCGACGCCCTGTACCGGGCCTCGCGGGCCGGCGTGCCGGTCGACGTGTGGGTGCGCGGCATCTGCGCGCTGCGCCCGGGCGTGGCGGGCCTCTCGGAGAACATACGGGTACGCAGCGTGCTCGGCAGGTTCCTGGAGCACTCGCGGGTGTTCGTGTTCGGGAACGGCGGCGAGCCCGAAGTGTGGCTCGGCAGCGCCGACATGATGCACCGCAATCTGGACCGGCGGATCGAGGCGCTGGTCAGCGTCGTCGACCCCGCCCACCGGGCCGCGCTCAACCGGCTGCTGGAGACCGGCGTTTCGGACTCCACGGCGTCCTGGCGCCTGGGACCCAGCGGCGACTGGACCCGGCACGCGGTGGACGCGGACGACCGG